In one Sulfitobacter sp. LCG007 genomic region, the following are encoded:
- a CDS encoding YceI family protein, whose amino-acid sequence MRLALSFLSAIALASICAAQDIDRSFPAQTFTIDPSHTSVVFSINHIGFSDYTASFDDIAGSLALDPDDPESALLEVTIRTDSLDLPKPPEGFREMLLGPDWLDAAGHPDITFRSTLIERTGERTADVTGDLTLKGVTAPVKMQVSFNQSWGEQPFEPHARIGFSADTVFDRSAFGLDAGLPPPGTDFGVGDAITVRIETELTGEPFR is encoded by the coding sequence ATGCGCCTTGCCCTATCCTTCCTTTCCGCCATTGCGCTTGCCAGCATTTGTGCCGCTCAGGACATCGACCGAAGCTTTCCGGCGCAGACATTCACCATAGATCCCTCCCATACCTCGGTCGTCTTCTCGATCAACCACATCGGCTTTTCGGACTACACCGCAAGCTTCGATGACATCGCAGGCAGTCTCGCCCTCGACCCCGACGATCCGGAAAGCGCCCTGCTGGAGGTCACGATCCGGACCGACTCGCTCGACCTGCCCAAACCGCCGGAAGGCTTCCGCGAGATGCTTCTGGGTCCCGACTGGCTTGACGCCGCGGGCCATCCCGACATCACATTCCGCTCGACCCTGATCGAACGCACCGGCGAACGGACCGCCGACGTGACGGGGGACCTGACGCTCAAGGGAGTCACCGCGCCGGTGAAGATGCAGGTATCGTTCAACCAGAGCTGGGGTGAACAGCCTTTCGAGCCCCATGCGCGCATCGGCTTCTCGGCCGATACGGTATTCGACCGCTCCGCGTTCGGCCTCGACGCGGGCCTGCCGCCTCCGGGGACCGATTTCGGCGTGGGCGACGCGATCACCGTGCGCATCGAAACCGAACTGACGGGCGAGCCGTTCCGGTAA
- the ndk gene encoding nucleoside-diphosphate kinase: MALERTFSIIKPDATRRNLTGKINAKFEEAGLRIIAQKRIHMTKAQAGVFYAVHSERPFYDELCEFMSSAPVVVQVLEGEDAITKNREVMGATNPADAAAGTIRAEFAESVGENSVHGSDAPETAAAEIAYFFSGIELVG, encoded by the coding sequence ATGGCCCTCGAACGCACTTTCTCGATCATCAAGCCCGACGCGACGCGCCGCAACCTCACCGGCAAGATCAATGCCAAGTTCGAGGAGGCGGGTCTTCGCATCATCGCCCAGAAGCGCATCCACATGACCAAGGCACAGGCCGGCGTGTTCTACGCGGTGCATTCCGAGCGCCCGTTCTACGACGAGCTGTGCGAGTTCATGTCCTCCGCCCCGGTCGTGGTGCAGGTCCTGGAAGGCGAGGACGCCATCACGAAGAACCGCGAAGTCATGGGCGCGACGAACCCCGCCGATGCCGCCGCGGGCACGATCCGGGCCGAATTCGCCGAAAGCGTGGGCGAAAATTCGGTCCACGGCTCCGACGCGCCTGAAACGGCCGCTGCAGAGATCGCGTATTTCTTCTCGGGCATCGAACTGGTCGGCTGA
- a CDS encoding TfoX/Sxy family protein has protein sequence MPLPVSSIRNLGPSCEEACARAGIRSAEDLRAIGADAAYARMLRAGTRPHFIGYYVLVMALQGRPWNDCKGAEKEALRRRFDALKAEAFDADFGALDRALDEIGVRAAP, from the coding sequence ATGCCCCTGCCCGTCTCCTCGATCCGAAACCTCGGCCCCTCCTGCGAGGAAGCCTGCGCGCGGGCCGGCATCAGATCGGCCGAGGACCTGCGCGCGATCGGAGCCGATGCGGCCTATGCCCGAATGCTGCGCGCCGGCACGCGGCCGCATTTCATCGGATATTATGTCCTCGTGATGGCGCTTCAGGGCAGACCCTGGAACGATTGCAAGGGCGCCGAGAAGGAGGCCCTGCGCCGGCGCTTCGACGCCCTCAAGGCAGAAGCCTTCGACGCGGATTTCGGCGCTCTGGATCGTGCGCTGGACGAAATCGGCGTGCGGGCCGCCCCATGA